Proteins from one Leptonema illini DSM 21528 genomic window:
- a CDS encoding DUF7079 family protein: MQSPEIERRLPVWEAMSDLFLDTEITEDRYRNIARRVIESGYGKEEVERILWLEVFPVLESNLRNIVGEWAGFSRQWLRKNICISNEASERPAASSVVDEITRCWARVCEFLPEEYR, from the coding sequence ATGCAATCACCTGAAATAGAACGACGATTGCCCGTCTGGGAGGCGATGTCAGATCTCTTCCTCGACACGGAAATTACCGAAGACAGATACCGAAATATTGCGCGTAGAGTCATCGAATCAGGCTACGGCAAAGAGGAGGTAGAGCGCATACTCTGGCTTGAAGTCTTTCCAGTTCTTGAATCGAATCTACGAAACATCGTCGGTGAATGGGCGGGATTCTCGCGTCAATGGCTGCGCAAGAATATATGCATCTCTAACGAAGCTTCGGAAAGACCCGCCGCTTCCAGTGTGGTCGATGAGATTACCAGATGCTGGGCCAGAGTTTGCGAGTTTCTGCCCGAGGAATACAGGTAG
- a CDS encoding type II toxin-antitoxin system VapC family toxin, producing MERAVSVQTLMELLQGARNREEQRIIQRFLNRFGFEILPLTENIGHRATVYVEEYSLATGIRAGDAIIAATATENGLPLSTANGKHFKNIKNLQLKLFKP from the coding sequence ATGGAAAGAGCCGTTTCCGTTCAAACCCTGATGGAACTTCTCCAGGGTGCACGCAATCGTGAAGAACAACGCATTATTCAACGATTCCTGAATCGATTCGGCTTTGAAATCCTCCCATTAACGGAAAACATCGGCCATCGAGCTACCGTTTATGTTGAAGAGTACAGTCTGGCTACGGGAATCCGCGCGGGCGACGCCATTATCGCAGCAACGGCCACCGAGAACGGCCTTCCGCTTTCGACGGCTAACGGAAAGCATTTCAAGAATATAAAAAACCTCCAGCTGAAATTGTTCAAGCCATAG